The DNA region CCCTGACGGCCGAACATCGGTGCGTCAAGCGCGCGGGGGATGGCTGGCGCGTGGGCGACGATCTCCAGGATCTGCCAGCCCGTGGTCTTTCCCGGAGCGCCATGGAGGGGTTTCATGATCACCGCCCCCCGGAGCAGCTGCTGCGCCGCCGGCCCGACCACAATCTGGTCGTCCGGCGCTGCCTGCTGCAACCGGGTCGCCGCCCTTACCACGGGCCCCGCAACGCAATCGCGGAGCGCGGCCCCGGGCCCTGCGACCACGATGTCGCCCGCTTCGATGCCCCCCCGCGACCGGTACAGGACGCCCTGGATCCCCGACGGGCGGTTGTTCAGCGCCAGAACTGCAGCCTGTGCGTCGGCAACGGCCCGCACGGCCCTCAGCGCGTCGTCCTCCCTCGCCACCGGGAACCCGAAGAACGCGACCAGGGTGTCCCCGAGCTGGCGCTCGACGCGCCCGCCGTGCCGCTCGATCACCTCGGCCGCGACCCGCGCGCAGTCGGCGCCCAGACGCCCGACGGCCTCAGCATCCACGTTCGGGTTCGCGCTGGGGGCGACGTCGAGGGCCGCGACCGTCGCGGTGCGCCGCTCCCGGGGAAGCCAGGACCCCGGCGAGCCGAGGGGCCCTGTCCGGGCGCGGTCTGCCGACGGCAGCTCGAGTGAGGGGTCCTGCCTCAGGATCGCCGTCTCCAGCTCACGCAGGGCGGGGCCGGGTTCGAGGCCCAACTCCTCGCCCAGCAGCGAGCAGGTGTCCCGGTACGCCTGGAGGGCGGCCGCCTGACGTCCCGAGCGGTAAAGCGCAAGCATCAGCAAGCCGTGCAGCCGCTCTCGGAACCGATGGGCCCGGATGAGCTGTTCCAGTTCGGGCACGAGATCTGCGGCACGACCCGCCTCGAGGTCCGCCTCGATCCGATCCTCGATCGCCTGGGTCCCAAGCTCCTCCAGTGCGGTGATGGCTCGCTGGGCGAACGGCTCGTACGCGAAGTCGGCGAGGGCCGGCCCCCGCCAGAGGGCCAGAGCCGCCGACAGCTTCGCAGCCCGCACCTTCGC from Candidatus Methylomirabilota bacterium includes:
- a CDS encoding BTAD domain-containing putative transcriptional regulator, whose protein sequence is MGPTEVLDGRRRVPLPRGRGRALLALLVLHAGQPVSADRLIDELWGESPPPTARTVVHGLVSRLRAVLEPGRGKARPGALLQTSGSGYRLAIEPDAVDAHRFKRLIDEARDAPAKVRAAKLSAALALWRGPALADFAYEPFAQRAITALEELGTQAIEDRIEADLEAGRAADLVPELEQLIRAHRFRERLHGLLMLALYRSGRQAAALQAYRDTCSLLGEELGLEPGPALRELETAILRQDPSLELPSADRARTGPLGSPGSWLPRERRTATVAALDVAPSANPNVDAEAVGRLGADCARVAAEVIERHGGRVERQLGDTLVAFFGFPVAREDDALRAVRAVADAQAAVLALNNRPSGIQGVLYRSRGGIEAGDIVVAGPGAALRDCVAGPVVRAATRLQQAAPDDQIVVGPAAQQLLRGAVIMKPLHGAPGKTTGWQILEIVAHAPAIPRALDAPMFGRQGELTRLRSAFRRVVRSGTVWRLTVLGEAGIGKSRLAREFVSSIGADANAITQRCPAPGEGVAFLPVRDAV